ACGCGGATGGGGCGGAGTCGCCGCTGTTGCCTCGGGGGAGCGAGCGCGAGGCGGCTCGCGCCGGGGAGCGGTCGAGCGCGGCTCGCCCGGGTAGGAAGGCACGATGCTCTACCTGGCCGCCACCGACGGGCACGTCGTCGAGGACCTCGACGACGGTCCGTGGCTGGATTGGTTCGTCCTGCGCGACGGTCTCACGCTGATCGACAGCGTCGAGTCGCGCTCGGCGGTGTACCACGCCGTCAAGCGGCGGATTCCCGAGAGCGCGGCGCTGGTGGTGGCGCCGTTGGCCGACGATCCGAAGTTCAAGGGCGTGGCGTCGGGCGCCAAGGCCTGGCTCGAGGGTCGGCCGACGCGGTGAGCGCCACGGTGCGCCGCTGGGGGCTGCGGGGCGGGCTCGCCGCCGTCGCCCTCCTGGTCGCCATCCAACTGGTGCCCTACGGGCGGACCCACACCAACCCGCCGGTGACCGACGAGGCGCCGTGGCCGTCGGACGACGCCCGCAACCTGGCGGTCGCCGCCTGCTACGACTGCCACAGCAACGAGACCGAGTGGCCCTTCTACGCCAACCTCGCCCCGATGTCGTGGCTGATCGTCCGCGACGTCGAAGACGGACGGGAGTCGCTCAACTTCTCCACGTGGGACGAGTCCGACTCCGATGCCGGTGATGCCGCTGAGGAGCTGACGGAGGGTTCGATGCCCCCGGGGCGCTACCTGCCCCTGCACCCCGATGCCCGGTTGAGCAATGAGGAGAAGGCCGCCCTCGTCGCGGCCTTCGAGTCCATGGACGACGGCGAGGACCACTCGGGCCCCGGTCGTGGCGGCGAGGACGACGAGGACGACGACGGTGACGGGACCGACGAGTCCGATCACCGCGGTCCGGGCTGAGCGCCGGCGAGCGACGGGGCGCCGTCGCGAGGGGCGATGGCTAACGTGCCAGGGTGGCTGTGCCGTGTGGCGAATCGCCGACCTGGGTGTGCGAGCGGGTCTACGAGGCGACCGAGAACGAGGCGCTGGCCGAGGCGCTCTCCTGGCTGGTGCACCGCCCCCTGAAGATCCTGCTCATCGCCCTGCTGGCGTGGATCGGGGTGCG
Above is a window of Acidimicrobiales bacterium DNA encoding:
- a CDS encoding heme-binding domain-containing protein; the encoded protein is MSATVRRWGLRGGLAAVALLVAIQLVPYGRTHTNPPVTDEAPWPSDDARNLAVAACYDCHSNETEWPFYANLAPMSWLIVRDVEDGRESLNFSTWDESDSDAGDAAEELTEGSMPPGRYLPLHPDARLSNEEKAALVAAFESMDDGEDHSGPGRGGEDDEDDDGDGTDESDHRGPG